The following proteins come from a genomic window of Acuticoccus sediminis:
- a CDS encoding feruloyl-CoA synthase, producing MAARRFAPLATWTPDVRHETRADGTTLVWRADPLGPYPDKITERLDHWAAAAPDRTFLAERDGDGWRHLTYAECRTVVRALGQAFLDLGLSPERPLAILSGNDIEHALMALGAQYVGVPSAALSPAYSLLSQDFSKLRDIAGQLTPGLVFAADGARFGRAIDAVFAGTPVALTRAGLEGRPALRFADLAATEATPAVDAAHAAVGPDTVAKFLFTSGTTGSPKASIQTQRVICSNQEMIADCYAFMREEPPVIVDWAPWNHTAAGNKNFNLVLYNGGTYYLDGGRPTRDGIVETIRNLREISPTWYFNVPAGYEMLLSAMEDDPLLRETFFARLRMMMYAAASMAQHTWDRLNAVAAATRGEPILLSTGYGATETGPFALSSMEPQDSPGNVGIPAQGVTLKLVPHGDKLEARLRGPNIAPGYWRNGDLSRGAFDEEGFYRVGDALRFAVPGDPARGFLFDGRLAENFKLSTGTFVSVGALRAAFVDAMGGLVGDAVIAGEDRDRVAALMIPHVPALAALVPGGPGMSRTGLLAHPAVRAAVAERLTRLAAEATGSATRVVRAMFLDDDLSFDRGEVTDKGSINQRAVLRHRADLVAALYGDDPRVIQADPAVVAQGV from the coding sequence ATGGCCGCCAGACGGTTTGCACCGCTCGCGACGTGGACGCCCGACGTCCGCCACGAGACCCGCGCCGACGGGACCACGCTGGTGTGGCGGGCCGATCCGCTGGGCCCCTACCCCGACAAGATCACCGAGCGGCTCGACCACTGGGCCGCTGCCGCGCCCGACCGCACCTTCCTCGCCGAACGCGACGGGGACGGCTGGCGCCACCTCACCTACGCCGAGTGCCGGACGGTGGTTCGCGCGCTCGGACAGGCGTTCCTCGACCTCGGGCTCTCGCCGGAGCGGCCCCTCGCGATCCTCTCCGGCAACGACATCGAGCACGCGCTGATGGCGCTGGGGGCGCAGTACGTCGGGGTGCCGTCGGCGGCGCTGTCGCCCGCCTACTCGCTGCTGTCGCAGGACTTCTCCAAGCTGCGCGACATCGCCGGGCAGCTGACGCCCGGACTGGTGTTCGCCGCCGACGGGGCGCGCTTCGGCCGGGCCATCGACGCGGTCTTCGCCGGTACGCCGGTCGCCCTGACCCGCGCCGGGCTCGAGGGGCGGCCGGCGCTGCGCTTCGCCGACCTCGCCGCGACGGAGGCGACCCCGGCGGTCGACGCGGCGCACGCGGCCGTCGGGCCGGACACGGTCGCGAAGTTCCTGTTCACGTCGGGCACGACCGGCTCGCCGAAGGCCTCGATCCAGACGCAGCGGGTGATCTGCTCCAATCAGGAGATGATCGCGGACTGCTACGCCTTCATGCGCGAGGAGCCGCCCGTCATCGTCGACTGGGCGCCCTGGAACCACACCGCCGCCGGCAACAAGAACTTCAACCTCGTGCTCTACAATGGCGGCACCTACTACCTCGACGGCGGGCGTCCGACGCGCGACGGGATCGTCGAGACCATCCGCAATCTGCGGGAGATTTCGCCGACCTGGTACTTCAACGTGCCGGCGGGCTACGAGATGCTGCTGAGTGCGATGGAGGATGATCCCCTCCTGCGGGAGACGTTCTTCGCCCGGCTGCGGATGATGATGTACGCCGCCGCCAGCATGGCGCAGCACACCTGGGACCGTCTCAACGCGGTCGCGGCGGCGACGCGGGGCGAACCGATCCTCCTCTCCACCGGCTACGGCGCGACCGAGACGGGGCCGTTCGCCCTCTCCTCGATGGAACCGCAGGACAGTCCCGGCAATGTCGGCATCCCGGCGCAGGGCGTGACGCTGAAGCTGGTGCCGCACGGCGACAAGCTGGAGGCCCGGCTGAGGGGCCCCAACATCGCCCCCGGCTACTGGCGCAACGGGGACCTCTCGCGGGGTGCGTTCGACGAGGAGGGCTTCTACCGCGTCGGCGACGCGCTGCGCTTCGCTGTGCCGGGCGATCCGGCGCGCGGCTTCCTCTTCGACGGACGCCTCGCCGAGAACTTCAAGCTCTCGACGGGGACGTTCGTCTCGGTGGGCGCGCTCCGCGCGGCCTTCGTCGACGCGATGGGCGGCCTCGTCGGCGATGCGGTGATCGCCGGGGAGGACCGCGACCGCGTGGCGGCGCTGATGATCCCCCACGTCCCGGCGCTGGCGGCACTCGTCCCGGGCGGGCCCGGAATGTCACGCACCGGGCTGCTGGCCCACCCGGCGGTGCGGGCCGCCGTGGCCGAGCGGCTGACGCGGCTCGCGGCGGAGGCGACTGGATCGGCGACGCGCGTGGTGCGGGCGATGTTCCTCGACGACGACCTCTCGTTCGACCGCGGCGAGGTGACGGACAAGGGCTCGATCAACCAGCGCGCGGTGCTGCGCCACCGGGCGGACCTCGTCGCCGCGCTCTACGGCGACGATCCGCGCGTGATCCAGGCCGACCCCGCGGTCGTGGCGCAGGGGGTCTGA
- a CDS encoding TRAP transporter substrate-binding protein, which translates to MLRTALACALSLALPGSLAAQEVELSFAHWLPPTHPIQTTGFEPWAKSIEEASEGRIKINLFPAQQLGAAPDHYDLARDGIADMAWINPGYQPGRFPLIAVGELPFLVSDAKGGSRALHEWYSQYAAEEMPDVTFCFAQVHDPGTFHSKTPVHVPADVAGKNVRPAHATMARFVSLIGGASVQVPAPEAREAIAKGAADMITFPWESIYIFGIDKEVSHHLDTPLYVTTFALVMNKDMLDGLSEENRKVLMDHCTSEWAEKVVDGWIDVEAGGRTKMAESPDHTLYKPTADDLAKWREAAAPLTEEWMAAVSERGIDAQAAYDGFLAALDAHDARMPAGD; encoded by the coding sequence ATGCTGAGAACAGCGCTGGCGTGCGCCCTGTCTCTGGCCCTTCCGGGCAGTCTGGCCGCGCAGGAGGTGGAGCTCTCCTTCGCGCACTGGCTGCCGCCGACCCATCCAATCCAGACCACGGGGTTCGAGCCGTGGGCGAAGTCGATCGAGGAGGCGTCGGAGGGCCGCATCAAGATCAACCTCTTCCCGGCCCAGCAGCTCGGTGCCGCACCCGACCACTACGACCTCGCCCGTGACGGCATCGCCGACATGGCCTGGATCAACCCGGGCTACCAGCCCGGCCGCTTCCCGCTGATCGCGGTCGGCGAGCTGCCGTTCCTCGTGTCCGACGCCAAGGGCGGCAGCCGCGCCCTCCACGAGTGGTACAGCCAGTACGCCGCCGAGGAGATGCCCGACGTCACCTTCTGCTTCGCCCAGGTCCACGATCCCGGCACGTTCCACTCCAAGACGCCGGTCCACGTGCCGGCCGACGTCGCCGGCAAGAACGTGCGCCCGGCCCACGCCACGATGGCGCGCTTCGTCAGCCTGATCGGCGGCGCCTCGGTACAGGTGCCGGCGCCCGAGGCGCGCGAGGCCATCGCCAAGGGCGCGGCCGACATGATCACCTTCCCCTGGGAGTCGATCTACATCTTCGGCATCGACAAGGAGGTGTCCCACCACCTCGACACGCCGCTCTACGTGACGACCTTCGCGCTCGTCATGAACAAGGACATGCTGGATGGCCTCTCCGAGGAGAACCGCAAGGTCCTGATGGACCACTGCACGTCCGAGTGGGCGGAGAAGGTGGTGGACGGCTGGATCGACGTCGAGGCGGGTGGCCGCACCAAGATGGCGGAAAGCCCCGACCACACCCTCTACAAGCCCACCGCCGACGATCTCGCCAAGTGGCGCGAGGCCGCCGCACCGCTCACCGAGGAGTGGATGGCCGCGGTCAGCGAACGCGGTATCGACGCCCAGGCCGCCTACGACGGCTTCCTCGCCGCGCTCGACGCGCACGACGCGCGGATGCCCGCCGGCGATTGA
- a CDS encoding TRAP transporter small permease — translation MVRFLERFCAGTEAVAGLLLALVTVLIVVSAVGRYLFAVPVPDSFDLSRLLIGAAVMWGFAALGFRGSHIKVEIFAEALPRPVRRVVDAFAWTLVLVFVVLLAWKMFARVDRAYSGGEATFDLRLVVWPLLGVIWLGAAAAVLTVAARLGLIILRGDTLDHAERIDQDDEAHG, via the coding sequence GTGGTACGGTTTCTCGAGCGATTTTGTGCAGGCACGGAGGCCGTCGCCGGCCTGCTCCTGGCGCTGGTGACGGTTCTCATCGTGGTGTCGGCGGTGGGCCGGTACCTCTTCGCCGTGCCGGTGCCCGACTCCTTCGACCTGTCGCGGCTCCTCATCGGCGCCGCGGTGATGTGGGGCTTTGCCGCGCTCGGCTTCCGCGGCTCGCACATCAAGGTCGAGATCTTCGCCGAGGCCCTGCCGCGCCCGGTCCGGCGGGTCGTCGACGCGTTCGCCTGGACTCTCGTCCTCGTCTTCGTCGTCCTCCTGGCGTGGAAGATGTTCGCCCGCGTCGACCGGGCCTACAGCGGCGGGGAGGCGACGTTCGACCTGCGCCTCGTGGTGTGGCCGCTGCTCGGCGTCATCTGGCTCGGCGCCGCCGCCGCGGTGCTCACCGTCGCTGCCCGGCTCGGCCTGATCATCCTGCGCGGCGACACCCTGGACCATGCCGAGCGCATCGACCAGGACGACGAGGCGCACGGCTGA
- a CDS encoding TRAP transporter large permease, with amino-acid sequence MAHADLVAAGGFVALFVMMALRVPIGIAMGLVGVFGFAAVRGFGPALNLLTTSPIRVIADFNLSLIPFFILMGVFATNSGMSREMFRAGQAWLGRFRGGLALSTIAACAGFAAICGSSVATAATMTKIALPEMRRFGYPEDVSSGVIAAGGTLGILIPPSVVLAVYAYITEQDVGVLFVAGIIPGLIAILFYMAAVRLAHRSSLPEGTPFDLSEGFASLSGIWAVMLLFVLVIGAMYFGVVTPTEAAAVGALLTMLIGVLRGRLGPRLIMASLTEALRTSVAIYTILIGAVLFGYFLAITRTPQKLTEFLVGLDVGAYGTLALILGFFLLAGCILDAMAMIILLVPIVFPVIQGLGFDPIWFGIIIVVTVELGLITPPVGMNVFVINTIARDVPLQTIFKGILPFVLADILRLILYIAFPAIVLFLPRTM; translated from the coding sequence ATGGCGCACGCTGATCTCGTTGCCGCCGGCGGCTTCGTCGCGCTCTTCGTCATGATGGCGCTGCGGGTGCCGATCGGCATCGCCATGGGGCTCGTCGGCGTGTTCGGCTTCGCCGCCGTACGCGGGTTCGGCCCGGCGCTGAACCTCCTGACCACGTCGCCCATCCGCGTCATCGCCGACTTCAACCTGTCGCTGATCCCCTTCTTCATCCTGATGGGCGTCTTCGCCACCAACTCCGGGATGAGCCGGGAGATGTTCCGCGCCGGGCAGGCCTGGCTCGGCCGGTTCCGCGGCGGCCTCGCGCTCTCCACCATCGCCGCCTGCGCGGGTTTCGCCGCGATCTGCGGCTCCTCCGTCGCGACCGCCGCGACGATGACGAAGATCGCGCTCCCCGAGATGCGGCGGTTCGGCTACCCCGAGGACGTCTCCTCCGGCGTCATCGCCGCGGGCGGCACGCTGGGGATCCTCATCCCGCCGTCCGTGGTGCTGGCGGTCTACGCCTACATCACCGAGCAGGACGTCGGCGTCCTCTTCGTGGCGGGCATCATCCCGGGCCTGATCGCGATCCTCTTCTACATGGCGGCGGTCCGGCTCGCGCACCGGTCGTCGCTGCCGGAGGGGACTCCGTTCGACCTCAGCGAGGGGTTCGCCTCGCTGTCGGGGATCTGGGCGGTGATGCTGCTGTTCGTGCTGGTGATCGGCGCGATGTACTTCGGCGTCGTCACGCCGACGGAGGCTGCCGCGGTCGGCGCGCTGCTGACGATGCTGATCGGCGTCCTGCGCGGCCGGCTCGGCCCGCGCCTCATCATGGCGAGCCTCACCGAGGCGCTGCGGACCTCGGTCGCGATCTACACGATCCTCATCGGCGCGGTCCTCTTCGGCTACTTCCTCGCCATCACCCGCACGCCGCAGAAGCTGACGGAGTTCCTCGTCGGCCTCGACGTCGGTGCCTACGGCACGCTCGCGCTGATCCTCGGGTTCTTCCTGCTCGCCGGGTGCATCCTCGACGCGATGGCGATGATCATCCTGCTGGTGCCCATCGTCTTCCCGGTGATCCAGGGGCTGGGGTTCGATCCCATCTGGTTCGGCATCATCATCGTCGTGACGGTGGAGCTGGGGCTGATCACCCCGCCGGTGGGCATGAACGTCTTCGTCATCAACACGATCGCGCGGGACGTGCCGCTGCAGACGATCTTCAAGGGGATCCTGCCGTTCGTGCTGGCCGATATCCTGCGGCTGATCCTCTACATCGCCTTCCCGGCGATCGTCCTCTTCCTGCCACGCACGATGTGA
- a CDS encoding DUF3237 domain-containing protein yields the protein MAEPPRLSHLIDLYVELGSPMELGPGRAGRRRIIPIVGGSVSGRFSGRILNQGADWQTVFPDGLAELDTRYAIETDDGALIEIRNFGVRHGPPEVLARLAAGENVDPSEYYMRTHPRFETGAPDYRYLNSIICIGTGAREASAVRMHVFEVL from the coding sequence ATGGCCGAACCGCCCCGCCTGTCCCACCTCATCGACCTCTACGTCGAGCTGGGTTCCCCGATGGAGCTGGGGCCGGGACGGGCCGGCCGGCGGCGGATCATCCCGATCGTGGGCGGTTCGGTGAGCGGGCGCTTCTCGGGCCGGATCCTCAACCAGGGGGCGGACTGGCAGACGGTCTTTCCCGACGGGCTCGCCGAGCTCGACACCCGGTACGCCATCGAGACCGACGACGGCGCGCTGATCGAGATCCGCAACTTCGGCGTCCGCCACGGGCCGCCGGAGGTGCTCGCCCGGCTCGCCGCCGGCGAGAATGTGGACCCGAGCGAGTACTACATGCGGACCCACCCGCGGTTCGAGACCGGGGCGCCGGACTACCGCTACCTCAACAGCATCATCTGCATCGGCACCGGCGCGCGCGAGGCGTCGGCGGTGCGCATGCACGTCTTCGAGGTGCTGTAG
- a CDS encoding amidohydrolase family protein gives MQQNRVMAIDAVVNYEFADPELERRGWAETFIREKIGAEEGRIKGLTEDAFLEKMDRAGVEHCFLIATKAGSKMHKIHRHIPYEKVAAMCAKYPGRFSGLAGVDPTEGMDGLAELERGVREYGFVGAHLYPHWFEMAPDHARYYPIYAKCCELGVPIQMQVGHCLRYSDERPLKSVGRPITLDTIACDFPTLKLVGIHIGWPWTEEMIAVAYKHPNVFIGTDAYAPKHWDEKFVHYMNTFGQDKVLFGTDYPVVDLERARIEFDALGLRDAPARKVLRDNAIRLYGLKLPLSTAAAA, from the coding sequence ATGCAGCAAAACCGGGTGATGGCGATCGACGCGGTGGTGAACTACGAGTTCGCCGATCCGGAACTCGAGCGCCGAGGATGGGCGGAGACGTTCATCCGCGAGAAGATCGGCGCCGAGGAAGGCCGCATCAAGGGCCTGACCGAGGACGCCTTTCTCGAGAAGATGGACCGCGCCGGGGTCGAGCACTGCTTCCTGATCGCCACCAAGGCGGGCAGCAAGATGCACAAGATCCACCGCCACATCCCCTACGAGAAGGTGGCGGCGATGTGCGCGAAGTACCCGGGCCGCTTCTCCGGCCTCGCCGGCGTCGACCCGACCGAGGGCATGGACGGTCTCGCCGAGCTCGAGCGCGGCGTCAGGGAATACGGCTTCGTCGGCGCGCACCTCTACCCGCACTGGTTCGAGATGGCGCCGGACCACGCGCGCTACTACCCGATCTACGCCAAGTGCTGCGAGCTGGGCGTGCCGATCCAGATGCAGGTCGGCCACTGCCTGCGCTACTCCGACGAGCGGCCGCTGAAGAGCGTCGGCCGGCCGATCACCCTCGACACCATCGCCTGCGATTTCCCGACCCTGAAGCTCGTCGGCATCCACATCGGCTGGCCGTGGACCGAGGAGATGATCGCGGTCGCCTACAAGCACCCGAACGTCTTCATCGGCACCGACGCCTACGCGCCGAAGCACTGGGACGAGAAGTTCGTCCACTACATGAACACCTTCGGTCAGGACAAAGTGCTGTTCGGTACGGACTACCCGGTGGTGGACCTGGAGCGCGCGCGGATCGAGTTCGACGCGCTCGGCCTGCGCGACGCTCCGGCCCGCAAGGTCCTGCGCGACAACGCCATCAGGCTCTACGGCCTGAAGCTGCCGCTCAGCACCGCCGCCGCGGCGTAG
- a CDS encoding isochorismatase family protein: MPRYEDFDPKTTTIADLLDFYASRYATPHNVGWGERPALVIVDFSIAFTSAAAQFDSGGNGYDDEVARTAVLLAAMRDAGLPVFHTTIAYEPGLADAGLWAKKIPWLDGLLADSPEVGIDPRLEPAEGEPVIVKKYPSVFFQTDLDERLRAAGVDSVFIAGCTTSSCVKASVVDAMGLGYKTCIAEDAVSDMNPMLHVINLAEMRGRYADTAPVDTIVARIAELKAGKHAA; this comes from the coding sequence ATGCCCAGATACGAAGACTTCGACCCCAAGACGACCACCATCGCCGACCTGCTCGACTTCTACGCCTCGCGCTATGCGACGCCGCACAATGTCGGGTGGGGCGAGAGGCCGGCGCTCGTCATCGTCGACTTCTCGATCGCGTTCACCAGTGCGGCGGCGCAGTTCGATTCCGGCGGCAACGGGTACGACGACGAGGTGGCCCGCACGGCCGTCCTGCTGGCGGCGATGCGCGATGCCGGCCTGCCGGTCTTCCACACGACCATCGCCTACGAGCCGGGTCTCGCCGACGCCGGCCTCTGGGCCAAGAAGATCCCGTGGCTCGACGGCCTTCTGGCCGACAGCCCCGAGGTCGGCATCGACCCGCGCCTCGAGCCGGCCGAGGGCGAGCCGGTCATCGTCAAGAAATACCCGTCGGTCTTCTTCCAGACCGACCTCGACGAGCGCCTCAGGGCGGCAGGCGTGGACAGCGTGTTCATCGCCGGCTGCACGACGAGCTCGTGCGTCAAGGCCAGCGTCGTGGACGCGATGGGCCTCGGCTACAAGACCTGCATCGCCGAGGACGCGGTCAGCGACATGAACCCGATGCTCCACGTCATCAACCTCGCCGAGATGCGCGGCCGTTACGCCGACACCGCCCCGGTCGACACCATCGTCGCCCGCATCGCCGAGCTGAAGGCGGGCAAGCACGCCGCCTGA